From a region of the Bacteroidota bacterium genome:
- a CDS encoding aminotransferase class V-fold PLP-dependent enzyme, with the protein MTLPALDFATLRAETVGVDTPVETPFGERLLVYADFTASGRSLRFVDAYLSDLARLYANSHTEDSTTGRATTRLLHEAEDLIKQAVNAGPDGRLIACGTGSTGAIDKFQQLLGVALPPATRHALFGLWRDHARGDAEAFGHLLRERQPVVFVGPYEHHSNEVTWREGLATVIEVDLDDEGRLDLAHLETLLQDPRWHGRQRIGSFSAASNVTGIKTPVHEVARLLHRHEALACFDFAASAPYVEIDMNPEGDPEAALDAVFISPHKFLGGPGSCGVLVFNERVYPKDLAPSVGGGGTVVYVNTEGHEFITDVESREKAGTPGILQTLRAALAMQIKETVGVEAIEHREQELLHRAFERWGEAVEILGPADPEARVGIVSFNLRSADEQYLHPRFVTTLLDDLFGIQSRAGCSCAGPYAHRLLGIRLDRARQLLALSRDGVHGVKPGWCRVGFHYTMDDAEADYLIDAVRFVAEHGARFLPLYRFHLNSGTWAHRDGRAEPAPLSVAAALGRSAPPAPPTPAERAARYAHYLDEARALAEELAYAPEPAVLGGDLGTLQYFSLAEGILADDDAVDAFCGGF; encoded by the coding sequence ATGACCTTGCCCGCACTCGATTTTGCCACGCTCCGCGCCGAGACCGTCGGCGTGGACACGCCGGTCGAGACGCCGTTCGGCGAGCGGCTGCTCGTCTACGCCGACTTCACGGCCTCAGGCCGGAGCCTGCGGTTCGTCGACGCCTACCTCTCGGACCTCGCCCGGCTCTACGCCAACAGCCACACCGAGGACAGCACGACGGGGCGGGCCACGACACGGCTCCTCCACGAAGCCGAGGACCTCATCAAGCAGGCCGTCAACGCCGGACCGGACGGGCGGCTGATCGCCTGCGGGACGGGCTCGACGGGGGCCATCGACAAGTTTCAGCAGCTCCTCGGGGTAGCCCTTCCGCCGGCGACGCGGCACGCGCTCTTCGGGCTGTGGCGGGACCACGCCCGGGGCGACGCCGAGGCCTTCGGGCATCTCCTCCGGGAGCGGCAGCCGGTCGTGTTCGTCGGGCCGTACGAGCACCACTCGAACGAGGTCACATGGCGCGAAGGCCTCGCGACGGTGATCGAAGTCGACCTCGACGACGAAGGCCGGCTCGACCTGGCCCACCTCGAAACGCTCCTGCAGGACCCGCGCTGGCACGGCCGGCAGCGGATCGGGTCGTTCTCGGCGGCCTCGAACGTGACGGGCATCAAGACGCCGGTCCACGAGGTGGCGCGGCTCCTCCACCGCCACGAAGCGCTCGCCTGCTTCGACTTCGCCGCGAGCGCGCCCTACGTCGAGATCGACATGAACCCCGAGGGCGACCCAGAGGCGGCGCTCGACGCGGTGTTCATCTCCCCGCACAAGTTTCTCGGCGGGCCGGGGTCGTGCGGCGTGCTCGTCTTCAACGAGCGGGTCTACCCGAAAGACCTGGCCCCGAGCGTCGGCGGCGGCGGGACGGTCGTCTACGTCAACACCGAGGGGCACGAGTTCATCACCGACGTCGAGTCCCGCGAGAAGGCCGGGACGCCGGGTATCCTGCAGACGCTCCGCGCCGCGCTGGCGATGCAGATCAAGGAGACCGTCGGCGTCGAGGCCATCGAGCACCGCGAGCAGGAGTTGCTCCACCGGGCGTTCGAGCGGTGGGGCGAGGCCGTCGAGATCCTCGGTCCGGCCGACCCCGAGGCGCGCGTCGGGATCGTCTCGTTCAACCTGCGGAGCGCCGACGAGCAGTACCTCCACCCGCGCTTCGTGACGACGCTCCTCGACGACCTCTTCGGCATCCAGAGCCGCGCCGGGTGCTCGTGCGCCGGGCCGTACGCCCACCGGCTCCTCGGCATCCGCCTCGACCGGGCGCGGCAGCTCCTGGCGCTCTCGCGCGACGGCGTCCACGGCGTCAAGCCCGGCTGGTGCCGCGTCGGCTTCCACTACACGATGGACGACGCCGAGGCCGACTACCTCATCGACGCGGTCCGCTTCGTGGCCGAGCACGGGGCGCGGTTCCTCCCGCTCTACCGCTTCCACCTGAACTCCGGGACGTGGGCGCACCGGGACGGCCGGGCGGAGCCGGCCCCGCTCTCCGTGGCGGCGGCCCTCGGCCGGAGCGCGCCGCCCGCGCCGCCGACGCCTGCCGAGCGCGCGGCGCGCTACGCTCACTATCTCGACGAGGCACGGGCGCTCGCCGAGGAGCTTGCCTACGCGCCAGAGCCTGCGGTGCTCGGCGGCGACCTGGGCACGCTCCAGTACTTCAGCCTCGCCGAGGGCATCCTCGCCGACGACGACGCGGTGGACGCCTTCTGCGGCGGGTTTTAG
- a CDS encoding M28 family peptidase, which produces MLAGLAALLAALAVGLWSLRSTTVPTFDGDRAYDHVLQQVAFGPRIPGSEGHDRTRQWLVETLTPLADRVLEQPFTSTLPDSTTVEDSRVEGTNIVASFNLDPGVGTRIMLCAHWDTRPHADRDPDPAKHREPVLGANDGGSGVAVLLEMARLLAADAPDVGVDLILFDLEDSGTYDDDTTAIIPFAIGSAAFVRDNPTYRPTFGLLVDLVGDTDLRIPREAYSQRYAPRLVDRVWAIAERIGADAFVDTPGGAITDDHVPFLRAGIPVIDLIHQPFPNTWHTTRDTPEHVSPTSLAQVGQVLAEVVYSE; this is translated from the coding sequence GTGCTCGCGGGCCTTGCAGCGCTGCTTGCCGCACTCGCTGTCGGCCTCTGGTCACTTCGCAGCACCACGGTCCCGACGTTCGACGGCGACCGGGCCTACGACCACGTGCTCCAGCAGGTCGCCTTCGGGCCGAGGATACCGGGCAGCGAGGGCCACGACCGGACGCGGCAGTGGCTCGTCGAGACGCTCACGCCGCTCGCCGACCGGGTGCTCGAGCAACCGTTCACGAGCACGCTGCCGGACTCGACGACGGTCGAAGACTCACGAGTCGAGGGCACTAACATCGTCGCCTCGTTCAACCTCGACCCCGGCGTGGGCACGCGGATCATGCTCTGCGCCCACTGGGACACCCGCCCCCACGCCGACCGCGACCCCGATCCGGCGAAGCACCGCGAGCCTGTCCTCGGCGCAAACGACGGCGGCTCGGGCGTGGCGGTGCTCCTAGAGATGGCCCGCCTCCTCGCCGCCGACGCACCCGATGTCGGCGTAGACCTCATTCTCTTCGATCTCGAAGACTCCGGCACCTACGACGATGACACGACGGCGATCATTCCCTTCGCCATCGGCTCGGCCGCCTTCGTGCGCGACAACCCGACCTACCGCCCGACCTTCGGCCTCCTCGTCGACCTCGTGGGCGACACGGACCTGCGTATTCCGCGCGAGGCCTACTCGCAGCGGTACGCCCCGCGCCTCGTCGACCGCGTGTGGGCCATCGCCGAGCGGATCGGGGCCGACGCGTTCGTCGACACGCCGGGCGGGGCCATCACCGACGACCACGTACCGTTCCTCCGCGCTGGCATTCCGGTGATCGACCTGATCCACCAGCCGTTCCCTAACACATGGCACACCACGCGCGACACGCCGGAGCACGTCAGCCCCACGAGCCTCGCGCAGGTCGGGCAGGTGCTCGCCGAGGTAGTCTATTCCGAATGA
- the murF gene encoding UDP-N-acetylmuramoyl-tripeptide--D-alanyl-D-alanine ligase has translation MPYSTDTRTLEPGDTYVAIRGETHDGHTFVPQAIERGAAGVVAERDVKLPDGVELTRVEDSVDWLVGQATEKVQRLGPDIVAITGSMGKTTTRTAVAAVLGETFEVVASEGNKNTPLGLSLLIVNRDITPATKLVLEMGARLEGDLRELCTYFPPAVSVVTVVRGVHVETLGSIEGVQREKSELVRALGPGGTACLNGDDPRVLQMAEVNAGRTVTYGTGPDCDLRPDRITAELPILGEHAALTALAAFGVGLAFGMDDAAINRGLAKIEPEKGRLNRLRGLGGSTLIDDTYNASPDATLAALRVLETQDGTRRIAFLGDMLELGETEVEEHARVLAAAVRAADQVHAVGKIMAQAAETLPEAQRERVTLHPASSGVAEVLRSGGLLQPQAGDVLLVKGSQGTRMERISEALLHPDLDPAGALPRQSESWKQIA, from the coding sequence ATGCCTTACTCCACCGACACCCGCACGCTTGAGCCCGGCGACACCTACGTCGCCATCCGGGGCGAGACGCACGACGGCCACACGTTTGTCCCGCAGGCGATTGAGCGTGGCGCGGCCGGCGTCGTGGCCGAGCGCGACGTGAAGCTACCCGACGGCGTCGAGCTCACCCGCGTCGAGGACTCTGTGGACTGGCTCGTCGGGCAGGCGACGGAGAAGGTGCAACGGCTCGGGCCCGACATCGTCGCCATTACCGGCTCGATGGGGAAAACGACGACGCGGACGGCGGTCGCTGCGGTGCTCGGCGAGACGTTCGAGGTCGTGGCCTCCGAGGGGAACAAGAACACGCCGCTCGGTCTGTCGCTGCTCATCGTCAACCGCGACATCACGCCTGCGACCAAGCTCGTCCTGGAGATGGGGGCCCGCCTCGAAGGCGACCTCCGGGAACTGTGCACGTACTTCCCGCCGGCGGTGTCGGTCGTGACCGTCGTGCGGGGCGTCCACGTCGAGACGCTCGGGAGCATCGAGGGCGTGCAGCGCGAGAAGTCGGAGCTGGTGCGCGCCCTCGGGCCGGGCGGGACGGCGTGCCTCAACGGCGACGACCCGCGCGTGCTCCAGATGGCCGAGGTGAACGCAGGGCGCACCGTCACCTACGGCACCGGCCCGGACTGTGACCTCCGGCCCGACCGTATCACGGCCGAGCTTCCGATTCTCGGCGAGCACGCCGCGCTCACGGCGCTCGCGGCTTTCGGCGTCGGCCTCGCCTTTGGAATGGACGACGCGGCGATCAACCGAGGACTGGCGAAGATCGAACCCGAGAAGGGACGGCTGAACCGGCTGCGCGGACTCGGCGGGAGTACGCTCATCGACGACACCTACAACGCCTCGCCCGACGCCACGCTCGCCGCACTCCGCGTGCTCGAAACGCAGGACGGGACGCGGCGCATCGCGTTCCTCGGCGACATGCTGGAACTCGGCGAGACCGAGGTCGAGGAGCACGCCCGCGTCCTCGCCGCCGCCGTGCGCGCCGCCGACCAGGTCCACGCTGTCGGGAAGATCATGGCGCAGGCTGCGGAGACGCTGCCCGAGGCGCAGCGCGAGCGGGTCACGCTGCACCCGGCCTCGTCCGGCGTGGCCGAGGTGCTCCGCTCCGGCGGCCTCCTCCAGCCGCAGGCCGGCGACGTGCTGCTCGTCAAGGGCTCGCAGGGCACGCGGATGGAGCGCATCTCGGAGGCGCTGCTCCACCCCGACCTCGACCCGGCCGGCGCGCTCCCGCGCCAGTCCGAAAGCTGGAAGCAGATCGCGTGA